The DNA window gtctgaggctgagactaagaagtatatgactttcttctttcagacaaatacagatggagttatattaaaaaaaacatcctgGCTCTTTTTAAGATTTATaaaggcagtgaatggctgttgagtttaagtccaataaagtgcatccatccatcataaaaagtgctccataaGTGCCATCTGCAGCGTTCTATAGGAggcctacatcctacgtcatccgctggaacaccGCTTTCTCGTGAAAGTACATATGACAGTTAggggaagctagagattatggtttataaattTTTTCTTACTCAAATCAATTTCAactccctggagctgtgtggagcacttcttatgatgaatggatgcactttgttGTGCTTCAAAaaatcaacacccattcactgccattctaAAGCCTGGAAGAgctaggacattttttaatataactctgattgcattcgtctgtaagaagaaagtcatatacacctaggatggcttgaggttgagtaaatcttggggtaattttaatttttgggtgaactatccctttaatattattGGCTAATCAGCAGTACTTACAGGGTAAGTACGAGGATCTGAGTAGTTCCAGCTGGGGGCCATAGTGCACACAATGTCGCCATCAGGGTCCATGTCGATGTCCCACCAGGATAAGACCACCTGTGCTCTCCCGCTGGTCTGGGCCTTGAACTGTGCCGTGTAGGTCTGAGCAGCACTGCTAACCGGTTTGCTGAAATCCACACTAGAGTAAAAAAATAGATGAGttacacagaaaaaaaagttGATCACGTTTGAATCCAGACAGCTAAATCTCATCTTGTACCTGAACATGGTGCAGATGGGCCCGAGGGGAGTGAAAGACTCTGGTGGCACCTGGCTAAGCTGGATGTCACAGACAGAGGGCGCTCCTGCACACTTCACCACAGCAGGAGGAGGCTGCAGTTTGTTGCCATCCACCTCTATGGGTTGAAGCTGTGACCATTTCCACAGCATGTCTGACTCCACCAGCTGGGCGTAAACCGTGGCACGATGCGGCACAGCTTCACAACTTGCCTGTGCGAGTAAGAGCAGCTAAATGAAGGACTTAAAAGATGGAGCAAAATGGTAAACTGTGATTTACAACTTTATTTACCTTGACAAGGTGCATATGTGCATGTTCATAGCTGGGCAACGCTCCTTCGCCAATCAGCTCTGTATCAAAGAGCTCTGTGACAAGGATGTTAGCTTGTTCTTGCATGTCTCCATCTGCagatgcaaatgcatttatatttggAAGGACCCAATTAGGCTTTTTTTCTGATACAGATTAGGGTGTTCATTACAAAATTTATAATAGGAAACAAAttctttcatctatctatctatctatctatctatctatctatctatctatctatctatctaatatttatacaatattatttatttttaatatctaaaatattaaatatattaattaagtATATTAGCAAGGCCAGgcaaagtttatttataaaaaaagtgCTTTACATAAggagttaaaataataataatcacaactaTAAACACAAggaattttaaaaatgaattaaaaatgcatttaaaattaattcaaacagttaataaaaatgattatacatagaGTGCAATTGGTTTCATAttagtataataaataaaatagattttatgtatataattttaatatttttgttttagttaaatgTTATAAAACtgtataatttgtttttatttatgtttttaaatataaaaacttttaaaaatctaatattataattatatgtataatttataattttatacacaaacacacacatttattattataaaatatataatttacataatataattaatttacaaaatataaaaaatcaatttaatatgaatatgtataaataatatatgtataaaatgactattttttaatggttaaatttaattattatttttaattactttttttaaaaatattatgcaaatttcaaaatatattaaaaaactattgttaattgttttttaaaagaaaatttaaattaaatagtccataattaacattttatttaatttaaataacatttataattcaataaatataaaatatttatgttaaataaattatgttaaataaattaaacaaaacattaataaattatatatatgttatttcgtaATTTCATACTATATCAATTTGTAAATAATATTTGTTATtcaataaatgttaaatatttttattacaaatattttgttatctctctctctctctatatatatatatatatatatatatatatacacaaatatatatataacaaaatatatatgcaataaaaatatttaatatttattaaataacaaatatatatttaacaaaacgCTTTCATTATTTCATAATTTCATCCTATatcataatttttaaatatttgttatttaataaatattaaatatatatacatataaattataaatataattttcattcattcattttaattatttaagaataattaaatatttaatatttaattaattaattggaataaaatttataatttaataaatattacatagttaagtttaataaatatatatatatatatatatatatatatataaaatattaacaaaagattaataaattatatatatatatatgtatatatatataatgttattttataaattcatactatatcatattttttaaataatatgttatttaatgttatttattattttatttatttattttttgcaaaacattaaataaaagctAACTATACATATTAAAATCCTATGAAAAtagttacaatattttacaatattcataCATTATCTACAAAAATGTATCATCATATAATTCAATACATCTTGAACGCTGTATTGACCAATCAACATTCAGGACTACTTATCAGTTTTATAATTAGTACTATATAAACTCAATGCACTGAACCTATCTGGATAACAATATAACAAGCATATTGGTGGTTATCTAACCTGGTCCAACTGTAACCTCTGTGGAGTGTTTGTTGATGACCTTGATTTTATCCGAGAAGCCGTTCCTCTCCACGATGCAAGTGGCAGCCTGTGCCATGGGTTTGAACACCTGTATGGGATTCACATATTTGTCTTGATTCAAATTTCATCTTATTATTCAACATTCAATACATGAGCATTAGTGCACACCTCTATAGCATAACAGTAATCGGCTCCAGCCGTCACAGCCATCATGGAGAGCAAACCCGTCCCAGTGCCGATGTCTAGGACCACCACCCGTTCACCACGTGCCTTTACTCTGCTCACCGCTGCTCGAATGCCTTCATAGTATTTCTCATTCTTAAGTACACAAAGCAGAAAAATCTGAAATTAGCAACATATCAGTCTATATGCTTTGGAAAATATGACAAATTACACTAGCCATCCCAGAACCTAACATTGTCGTCATTTATTCACTCTTATCTTTGATCCATTTTCATCAGAGGAGCTTGTTTTGGAACCATTTTGGTTTACAGTATTTCTATGCAATTTTACATAACAGCAAAACTCACTCTGTCTTTATCATGGAGCATATCTGCATAGCAGGACCTAATAAAAAGAGACACAGACACCATTATCAGGACAGGTCAAGATAATTCACACCCTGACTGTCCTATGACAGAATATCGCATGACTTTAATTCGATTAAGTGTAATTGATAATCTAGCACTGTTACCACAGCAGTTTCCACGTGTAAGAACAATAGCAACAAGTCACTGACTGTCAAGTATTTTCACCGAGTCATTTTTAcaagtttaatttttaaaaacaataactgaTTACTCCTACAGAACCAGGCAAACGTCAGTTGTTGTCGAGGCATGGTGATGTTACATGAGATGGTTTACACACCTCGCAATCTCCTGATGATAATCATACTCCTCGCTTTCCTCAACCCAGTCCAGCGCTCCGGTTGTTGGATTTGCACGACCGCAAAAGGTCTTCATTGTCACTTTAGTTATAAGTAAACAAacttatttattaatgtattttgtaCTATAATGCCTAGATCATTCCCAAATAGATTAATCCAACATGATCTGTCTGGacgcggccatgttttttttttgtcaagtcACGCCCCTAAGATCACGTGACCGCTGAAAGCCGCTGTACTTGGTTCTCTTCAGCCATTGCCAAAATTACATACACAGTACTTTTAGTTTTATTACATTTGTGTGTTATGCGTTATGTTTTAATAACACAGAAACAGATCACATGCAAGTGAAAACTACGATGGTAATTCAAGGTAAGTGCTTGAGTTGTTCTTGTCTTTGAAATGTTGGGCCAGTTTTGAAGATCGGGGCAATAGCTATTTTGTGTTGTTTAATATTATTTAGCTCTCACTTTATAATGTATGAATGTGATATTGTGGATTCGTGagaaaagactgtaaaaatgtatcatagCTGTTCTTTATAAATTGTATATTAAATTTCATAGTAGTGTGTTCACTATGCCTCATCAATCAGCCATTTTtgtgccactgaactgaacagaactcacaaattttgctgattatttctgctgaaaatggttgaaaattattgtaatgttttgggctgtactaatcggtcagacctgggaaaacatttggagtactatagactgccaaaagttatgacaaatcaaggagaagaaaaaaaaaatcctgaggaacaaaaggtgtttgtggttgtccaaacagaaccaggatttccagagcaagaattttgacaacattcatgtttgttcatatcatttctggtcaggtaggtgaaatattagactaatatcttaataaatactgctcgtacgtatcttaAAATACGTATCGTAAAAATATTGcagcctttcctgcttactaagtccttctctatatgattcagAAGCTTCCACATTTTTTCCATAttgtagacagcataaattagcagaaaacCATATTCAGTATTACGTTAactgtgcaatcaatgctgttgtttacatctgagtatctccataTGGACGCACATCCAGGTCATCCACATCCACAACACTCTATTGCCTGTTTTATCTCACAGGTCCAATATTACCCTTACAAATACTGCTATGGCTGAAATAATGTTTCTAATAATGATTCATGGAACAGTGGACGTACAATGGTACATTATATTCATGTACCATGTATTTACATTGTTTGTTAGTGTAATACCTTtggatttattcattattatgaATTGATGAAtcagttttagatatttttttcttaaaatgcaTAACTTTATTGACTAATAGTCAACCACAATATACATAGTAAACCACAATATACAAGTCTTTGAGAATGCAATGTTTGGTtaacttttttataaatttacaTTGAAAAAATTATCACccgtaaatatttaaaaatacaatgaGCCAGAATGTGCACTGCTTTCTTTTGTTTCAACCATACATGTGTTGTagaactaaaaatatttttttaacatttcttaTACATTTTGTTTGTGCACTTTCATTTGTAAGAAAGCATTTGGTGAgttcataaatgtaaatattatttggCCACAGTATAATTTCAGACAAGACAGATCAGATAACGCATAGGCTAGTCTTATTGAATActgattaattaataataaatgtccTATTTACATAAATTTCCAGTTAGATACAATTCATTTCTCTGAGTGTTTCTCAAGTACACTTTGCAGTAGGCAGACAAAACTGGATGCTGGAAGAGGGTACAAGGATTTCTGTGAATATAGGGCGGTATCCTTGTGGTAAAGGTGGGGCGCTCTGCTCCAGAAAATCTAGTACTGACTTTCGCACATCTTTGGGTACATCCCCTCTTACATCCAACAGGACAGAGACATGCTCCTCACTGAAAAGACACACTTTGTAAGTCTCTTGTGTTAGAAATTGATTTAGAACACAAAGATTTGCTGGGTATGCTTGGTTTGAAGTCTCACCTTATATCAGGGTACTTGGTTAACAATCCAGAAATCTCCAGCATTAACATGTTTGGGTCTTTCAAACTGATTATGTCAGCCAGTGCAATTATCAAAGCTGTGGGATTCACTTCACCTATGGTCCCATCAATAtcctataaatgtaaaaatggcaTAACATGAGTGAAATACTCCACAAATACAgacttgtttttgtgttgttcctagagcaggggtctccaaactcggTCTTGGAGGGCCGATGTCCTGCAGAGTGTAGCTCCAACATCTTACCTGacttaaacacacctgaactacTCAAGGTCTTACTatgcatactagaaacttccaggtaTGTGTATTGGTgcaggttggagctaaactctgagtTTGGAGACCCTTGTCCTAGAGGTCTGCTACTTGACACAAACCTGAGAAAATCAAATAATTGTGTGCAAGTTCAAGTCAGTTTCTCACGAATTGCTTTGATTCAGGTTTGCAATAAATGAATAATTAGgctattatttgtttttgttttaatttgaatttaaCTTGTTGTAAGCATTTATGTTtcaatcaaagctgaattttacttAACAGGAGACTTGCTCCTAAACCACATAAAAATTCCCcccaaaattaatttaaatgtgttttcaCCATGCTTTGAGGGTGGTCCCTCAGGCGCTGAGCATCCTGTGTCATTCGCTGGGCCAATTGGTTTCGCTCATCATTATTTTTGCAGATCACTCTCTTCTGCATCAGTGTACGGACATACTCAACAACTGTTAGCCATTGACATTCCTCCTTTAGCCTCTGTAGATGATGGATGCAAAGGTTTTTTGGGTGTCATTCGTCATTTACACAAGTTGTTGGTAAAGATATTCACTTATTTTATTGTGTGGTCTATGTCACTAACCTGGCGACAAGGTTGCCGCACCCTGTTGTAAAGTTCACAGTGACGTTCTAAAACCCCACACATAATTGAGGTAACTTCTCCCTGGTCCAGCCAGGTACGAGACAGGAGCTCCTGTAGATGAGGCTGCAGCTCAAACAAGAGATAGTCCATGACTAAGCGACATGCCTTTCTCACAGCACGGTCCAGGCCTGCCAGAGGTCCAAGTGAAATGCGAGAATACCGGTTTGAAGGGAAGGAGCACAACTGCTGCTGCAGGCTTTCTGTGGAGGTTCTAGATGTGTATTTAAATTTGAGATTTAATCATACTGCATACAAGCATCTCCgacacacacaaaacaattgaaaatgcacacatcttcaaaCAAACATCACATGAATACAGACATACTGTAAAAAGATACGTGTACACCATCTCACTTGAGGATGATGCAGTTGTTGATGCAGGCCAGGAGATAATGGAGGTAGAACTTGCTACTGTTTATAGTTGAATCTTTACGGTGCTCCTTTCCAAATTCTATGATTGCATCCCGAAATCTGTTTAGATGTAGTGAGAGGAAAGTACAAAAATGTTGGATAGTAAGAGTTGTGATATCCTTTTATTATTTCACAAGTTCCCCTGCCTGATGGTTAATGGTAAAAGAACTTGGCTTGTTGTCCTTAATAAAGGCTCAAACCTGGAGATGGTCCTCACTGCAGAACACAAGATTCAGGGGGCGAGGTTGGATCCAGATCCAACTCTTCCCATCTTACATAATCATCTCCACCCCCGATCACCAAACCTACCCATctccacccctaaacctacccatctccacTGGATGTGGATGTAATCTCGCCCCCTGGATCTTGTGTACTGCAGTGAGGGGCTACGGCGAACCCGAGGCCCCATTGCGATACTACATAAAGAGAGAATAACAGAAATAGAGGAGGACATGTGGaggtggagggatgctggaagAATTGATGCTGGAATGGTGCAATTAGTGCTGCTTGTAATGATGTTTGACAGGACCGAATGATTAGGCTCCTCCCAAACCTACGTTTAGAACTTCATTAAATGTACACACCGGCTGAGGAGGTTCTCCATCTCATAAAGACCCATTTGGATTGTCTGGTCCCGCAGAGCCTCGCTTATCATCATGGCCACCCGAGCATTTTCTTCTAGCATCTAACAACCCAGACACCAGAGCAGCTCATATTTATCAGTGCCAGTATCAAAGAAAATTTTGCTCATTGTAGATCAAGCCATTACTAAAGTACCTGAGCGATGATGGTTGGAAGGCTGGTGTGATAGCAGCCTTCATGGTCAATATCTGGTTCCTGATCCCTCTGCCAGTCTGTCAGCTCCACCTCTAGAGCCTTGTGCATCCATTCTGAGACACTCTTCTACAAACAATCACAGTACAATTTCTCAAGAACTTGTGGTCTGTTAATCCAGACCAGGGGTAGGCAAGTTCAGTCTTAGAGAGCAactgttctgcagagtttagctctagccCTTAAAAAACTCACTTGTCTATAGCCTTAGTAATTTTGAAGACATTCATTAGCTGTgattaattagggttggagctgaactttgtaggacaGAGGTTCTCTAGGACCGAACTTACCTACCCCTGATCTAAACAATACAATGTAAATCTTAAAAAGTTTAAagcaggggtctccaaactcagtcctggagggctagtgtcctgcagagtttagctccaaccctaattaaacacaccagcttatcaaggtcttactaggcatactagaaacctccaggcaggtgtgttgaggcaagttggagctaaactctgcaggacaccagccctccaggacccaATTTGGCGACTAAAAGCCCAACCTTTGTCTTACCCGAACTTTTTGGACATATTTATTCTGCAGCTGCTCGAGACCCTCCTGAGAAATGAGAGGTCCCAGGTCCTCAAGGTCTAGCTCAGCTACAAGGGCTGGCTCACCCATCATCTCTGAgcttaaagaaaaaaattctcATGTGTAGGACTTTATGATTACCCATAGACCAAATTCTGATTGAAGCAAAATTTTTACCTACCTGTTGTATATGTGCAGAACCCAGTTAAGAACAGCAAAGATTTCTCCACCTTCTAGCTCCCATCCACTAACCAGTCCAAGATGGTTCTGCAAGAACTGGTGGCAGAAGTGCAGATAAACTCTTGTTAAACGATAGTGAGATGGAACACATTGTTCCAGAACATGCCGCACTGTTGAAAGGTCTCCCATAATGCAGTGCTGTAGTGCAGACAAGTGACTTGCAAGGCCTGGTCCACGAGTGTGCAAGTATGACACGCTACGGAAACGTGCTGACACTGCCTCCTCCATCACCTGACCAAAGAATTTAAACGGGTACATTAAGGTAAAATTAAGCTGTGTCATCTTACGAACAACTTTTTCTGGTACTTCAGGAAtgtcctgctcctggagggccactgtcttgCAGAGGTTAGCTCCAACCCCAACTAGACACTTGCTAATCAAAGTCTAACTAAGCATACTAGAAACTTTCATGCAGGAGTGTTGaagcaagttggagctaaactcttcaggacaccggccctccaggaccaagtttggacacGCCAGTGATACTTCAACCAATATTAAACTCATCATCACACCTTGAAGAAGCGTTCCCTCCAGCAACGTGGTCTCCCAGGGGGCATGGGTGTGTTGGGTCCAGGTGTTGACCTCCGCTCCTCCAGAAACATCTGATCTAGTGCTTCTTCACGCTCCACTATCCGTACAGCTGACACAAAAAGTGTGGGGTTCTGACAAGCAAGTGACAACCCACTCCCCACCACTGCCCAGAGCTCCTTGGCAAGGGCATCCACCAAGCGTCCAACACCAGAGAAATAATTCCGCACTAACTCCTCATCCTCAGAGGTCAACCCCATCCCGGATGATCCCCTGGGTCCCTGGAGCTGTTGCAGTACCTCATCCTGCCAGCGTTCTAGTTCCATTAGTCGAGCATGAGCTTCCAGTAGTCTTCGAGACTCCACTAGTCTCTCTGTCTCTAGCACCATACTCCGCACTAACATTAAAGAGATGACATAGCAAATGATAGCCCAACTGTACATGCTTAGAGTGTAATCTTGCATTTCTTTGGCAAACTTCAGGACTTGAAggcgttttttgaggaaaacattccaggattttttaccacatagtggacttttatg is part of the Garra rufa chromosome 25, GarRuf1.0, whole genome shotgun sequence genome and encodes:
- the exoc3l1 gene encoding exocyst complex component 3-like protein, which gives rise to MSDGDKNGQDSCEDALVPVEVWPELERAECLARGAALKWASGVFCRPEQLEKLGQYRKRESQRTASIHSRLKSVVQSYLEGVDWGLGQLREARAELREVSRDFHKANLESRKNSEEVTTLETLREISVTHCQLFAAVSNLPRLYKVRSMVLETERLVESRRLLEAHARLMELERWQDEVLQQLQGPRGSSGMGLTSEDEELVRNYFSGVGRLVDALAKELWAVVGSGLSLACQNPTLFVSAVRIVEREEALDQMFLEERRSTPGPNTPMPPGRPRCWRERFFKVMEEAVSARFRSVSYLHTRGPGLASHLSALQHCIMGDLSTVRHVLEQCVPSHYRLTRVYLHFCHQFLQNHLGLVSGWELEGGEIFAVLNWVLHIYNSSEMMGEPALVAELDLEDLGPLISQEGLEQLQNKYVQKVRKSVSEWMHKALEVELTDWQRDQEPDIDHEGCYHTSLPTIIAQMLEENARVAMMISEALRDQTIQMGLYEMENLLSRFRDAIIEFGKEHRKDSTINSSKFYLHYLLACINNCIILKTSTESLQQQLCSFPSNRYSRISLGPLAGLDRAVRKACRLVMDYLLFELQPHLQELLSRTWLDQGEVTSIMCGVLERHCELYNRVRQPCRQRLKEECQWLTVVEYVRTLMQKRVICKNNDERNQLAQRMTQDAQRLRDHPQSMDIDGTIGEVNPTALIIALADIISLKDPNMLMLEISGLLTKYPDISEEHVSVLLDVRGDVPKDVRKSVLDFLEQSAPPLPQGYRPIFTEILVPSSSIQFCLPTAKCT